The following proteins come from a genomic window of Ictalurus furcatus strain D&B chromosome 14, Billie_1.0, whole genome shotgun sequence:
- the syt12 gene encoding synaptotagmin-12, translating into MSSSHSRDISDYHVSVIRDPPAWEVGVYLLGFMVLLGIVGVNLWKLWRSGSFPAPSPYPNFNYRYLQEKYGTSYSEVRQKCVAASNHRRASSASRKPSLQLAVTPDGFRELGPLELLSRELEMKRSASVDSLCSISSIAHTFGHDVTVGQLEVTLELEAQTSLLHVTLLQAKDLLEQEEENFPGCYVTVTLLPDEINVGVTRIQSNAFTVMFDERFSIPLEAAAVEEYSLRFSAFGVDLDERNISAGQAELKLSDLDLSIRPFNAWLYLQDINKAVDAVGEILLSLSYLPTAERLTVVVAKAKNLVWTNGKTTADPFVKVYLLQDGRKISKKKTSIKRDDTNPIFNEAMIFSVPAVVLQDLSLRVTVAENTEDGRGENIGHVIIGPEASGMGITHWNQMLATLRKPVSMWHPLRRT; encoded by the exons ATGTCCTCTTCACACAGCCGGGACATCTCAGACTATCATGTCAGCg TGATCCGTGATCCTCCTGCCTGGGAGGTTGGTGTGTACCTCTTGGGGTTTATGGTTCTACTTGGCATAGTAGGAGTAAATCTGTGGAAGCTATGGAGGTCTGGCTCTTTCCCTGCTCCCTCACCATACCCTAACTTCAATTACCGCTACCTGCAGGAGAAGTATGGCACTTCTTACTCGGAAGTCAGGCAGAAG TGCGTTGCAGCTTCTAACCACCGAAGAGCATCATCAGCAAGTCGTAAGCCCAGCCTGCAGCTGGCTGTCACGCCTGACGGCTTTCGCGAACTTGGCCCTCTGGAGCTGCTGAGCCGGGAGCTGGAGATGAAACGCTCCGCCTCGGTTGACTCTCTGTGCTCCATCTCATCCATTGCCCACACGTTTGGCCATGATGTCACCGTGGGACAACTGGAGGTGACGCTGGAGCTTGAGGCACAAACCTCACTACTACATGTCACCCTGCTTCAGGCCAAAGACCTGCTggaacaggaggaggagaattTTCCCGGCTGCTACGTCACTGTCACGCTTTTACCCGACGAGATCAATGTGGGCGTCACACGG ATTCAGAGCAACGCCTTCACCGTGATGTTTGATGAGCGTTTCTCTATTCCACTGGAAGCAGCCGCTGTGGAGGAGTACAGCCTGCGCTTTTCAGCATTCGGAGTGGACTTGGATGAAAGGAACATCAGTGCAGGGCAGGCTGAACTCAAACTGTCTGATCTAGACCTGTCCATAAGGCCTTTCAATGCTTGGCTGTACCTTCAGGACATCAATAAG GCTGTGGATGCTGTTGGAGAGATTCTGCTCTCACTCAGTTACCTACCCACTGCTGAGCGCCTAACTGTGGTGGTGGCCAAAGCAAAAAACCTGGTCTGGACTAATGGCAAAACCACTGCAG ATCCGTTTGTGAAGGTGTACCTCCTCCAAGACGGCAGGAAGATCAGTAAGAAGAAAACCTCCATAAAGAGAGACGATACTAACCCTATCTTCAATGAGGCTATGATCTTCTCTGTGCCTGCCGTTGTGCTTCAG GATCTCTCTCTAAGAGTCACAGTGGCTGAAAACACAGAAGACGGGCGTGGTGAAAACATAGGTCATGTGATCATCGGGCCAGAGGCAAGTGGCATGGGCATCACTCACTGGAACCAAATGCTAGCGACTCTGCGCAAACCTGTCTCCATGTGGCACCCGCTGCGGAGGACCTAA